The Candidatus Accumulibacter similis genome has a segment encoding these proteins:
- a CDS encoding TIGR03751 family conjugal transfer lipoprotein — MRRIWIESVAVLCAVGVLGGCATSKDKLLPHGDYTMLDVWTQETGGSAGGGQAARQLLDARQDLRRALSEADTQAAPAAAAAYTRTAANEIYRQFHRLPNPDLVMYVFPHLAGSDPVPVPGYTTVFPLYQRVQYAMPGERLEDY; from the coding sequence ATGCGTCGGATTTGGATTGAATCGGTCGCGGTCCTGTGCGCGGTCGGAGTGCTGGGCGGCTGCGCCACTAGCAAGGACAAGCTGCTACCGCACGGCGATTACACGATGCTCGATGTGTGGACCCAGGAGACGGGCGGCAGCGCCGGTGGCGGACAAGCTGCCCGGCAACTGCTCGACGCGCGCCAGGACCTGCGCCGGGCGCTGAGCGAGGCCGATACGCAGGCAGCGCCTGCCGCCGCTGCCGCCTACACGCGCACCGCGGCCAACGAGATCTACCGCCAGTTCCACCGACTGCCGAACCCGGACCTGGTGATGTACGTGTTCCCGCACCTGGCCGGCAGCGATCCGGTGCCCGTGCCCGGCTACACCACCGTCTTTCCCTTGTACCAGCGGGTGCAGTACGCCATGCCTGGCGAGCGCCTGGAGGACTACTGA
- a CDS encoding TIGR03752 family integrating conjugative element protein: protein MKSNPLLKWLLIPMALVLLFVGIKLFSGDRGAKPAPASAANSLTPEEMKALGIEGDTPRDTVATLVAQVKQLRNELQTALNDNKNQKTENERMRARESAIDQRIQSALDGERGRLQQDREQLSSDRQQTQGLLQDLQRRLDGLSGKGGQADLPVGLGLEEGDGKGFGGTQGGAARSANGTRWVEPDDAKPSAKNGGSGGLNFPTSFGPAQKTLSDTADSVASTVADAGSRTVGASAKPVYTVPSNSTLMGSIAMTALIGRVPIDGTVNDPYPFKVLIGPDNLTANGIDIPDVAGAVVSGTASGDWTLSCVRGQIRSVTFVFNDGTVRTMPEDGNRNQNGSGSGSSANSTTHGGLGWISDPYGIPCVSGERRSNAQQYLGSQALITAAGAGAASLIKSDNGSVAVVANNNGSLGTVGISGNEAMGRILAGGVRDMADWVNKLYGQAFAAVYVRPGAKVAVHLEQPLNIDYDAKGRRVNHRIGGKHASDLD, encoded by the coding sequence ATGAAAAGTAACCCCCTCCTCAAATGGCTGCTGATCCCGATGGCGCTGGTGCTGCTGTTCGTCGGCATCAAGCTGTTCTCCGGTGATCGTGGCGCCAAGCCCGCGCCCGCCAGCGCCGCCAACTCGCTCACGCCCGAGGAGATGAAGGCGCTGGGCATCGAGGGCGACACGCCGCGCGATACCGTCGCGACGCTGGTGGCCCAGGTCAAGCAGTTGCGCAACGAGCTGCAGACGGCGCTCAACGACAACAAGAACCAGAAGACCGAGAACGAGCGCATGCGCGCGCGGGAAAGCGCGATCGACCAACGCATCCAGTCCGCGCTGGACGGCGAGCGTGGCCGCCTACAGCAGGACCGCGAGCAACTCTCCAGCGACCGCCAGCAGACCCAGGGCCTGCTGCAAGACCTGCAGCGGCGCCTGGATGGCCTCTCCGGCAAAGGCGGCCAGGCCGACCTTCCGGTGGGCCTCGGTCTGGAAGAAGGCGACGGCAAGGGCTTCGGCGGCACCCAGGGGGGTGCCGCGCGCAGCGCCAATGGCACGCGCTGGGTGGAGCCCGACGACGCGAAGCCCTCGGCGAAGAACGGCGGCAGCGGTGGCCTGAACTTCCCGACGAGCTTCGGGCCGGCGCAGAAGACGCTCTCCGACACGGCCGACAGCGTGGCAAGCACCGTGGCGGACGCCGGCAGCCGCACCGTGGGCGCGTCGGCCAAGCCGGTCTACACGGTGCCGTCGAACTCGACGCTGATGGGCTCGATCGCGATGACCGCGCTGATCGGCCGCGTGCCGATCGACGGCACGGTCAATGACCCGTATCCGTTCAAGGTGCTGATTGGGCCGGACAACCTGACCGCCAACGGCATCGACATTCCCGACGTGGCCGGTGCGGTGGTCAGCGGCACGGCCTCCGGCGATTGGACGCTTTCCTGCGTGCGCGGCCAGATTCGCTCGGTGACGTTCGTCTTCAACGACGGGACGGTGCGCACCATGCCGGAGGACGGCAACCGGAACCAGAACGGCAGCGGGTCGGGCAGCAGCGCCAACAGCACCACGCACGGCGGCCTGGGCTGGATCAGCGACCCCTACGGCATTCCTTGCGTCAGCGGTGAACGGCGCAGCAACGCGCAGCAGTACCTGGGCTCGCAGGCCCTCATCACGGCGGCTGGGGCCGGCGCGGCGTCACTGATCAAGTCGGACAACGGCAGCGTGGCCGTGGTCGCCAACAACAACGGCTCGCTCGGCACGGTGGGTATCAGCGGCAACGAGGCGATGGGCCGCATCTTGGCCGGTGGCGTGCGCGACATGGCTGATTGGGTCAACAAGCTCTACGGCCAGGCCTTCGCCGCGGTCTACGTGCGCCCCGGCGCCAAGGTCGCCGTGCACCTGGAGCAGCCGCTCAACATCGACTACGACGCTAAGGGGCGTCGGGTCAATCACCGCATCGGAGGCAAGCATGCGTCGGATTTGGATTGA
- a CDS encoding TIGR03749 family integrating conjugative element protein gives MRPFAAALAGLLLCLALVPAAHAIEILRWERLPLAVPLVVGQERVVFIERNVRIGVPAGVGEQLRVQSAGGAIYLRANAPIAPTRLQLQDVESGALILLDIAAEPAKAGQPALEPVRIVESDVPTTRYGEPAKPAATTDDDAQRTAVTAKRATPVAVVLTRYAAQNLYAPLRTVEPVPGIGRVNLRRTLELSTLLPTLPVRAQALAAWRLEDQWVTAVKLTNTSGRWLDLDPRALQGDFLAATFQHPNLAPAGRAADMTVVYLVTRGHGLAESLLPKLSPIDATVNLPPAAAAGQAEGGARHEK, from the coding sequence ATGCGCCCGTTCGCTGCGGCCCTGGCCGGCCTGCTGCTGTGCCTGGCCCTCGTGCCTGCGGCCCATGCCATCGAAATCCTGCGCTGGGAGCGGCTGCCGCTCGCGGTGCCGCTGGTGGTCGGCCAGGAGCGCGTGGTGTTCATCGAGCGCAACGTCCGCATCGGCGTGCCGGCAGGCGTCGGCGAGCAGTTGCGCGTGCAGAGCGCCGGTGGGGCGATCTACCTGCGCGCCAATGCGCCGATCGCGCCCACGCGACTGCAACTGCAGGACGTGGAGTCGGGCGCGCTGATCCTGCTGGACATCGCGGCCGAGCCGGCGAAGGCGGGCCAGCCTGCGCTCGAACCAGTTCGCATCGTCGAGAGCGATGTACCGACCACCCGCTACGGCGAGCCGGCCAAGCCGGCTGCGACGACGGACGACGATGCGCAGCGCACAGCAGTCACTGCGAAGCGCGCCACGCCGGTGGCCGTCGTGCTCACGCGCTATGCGGCGCAGAACCTCTATGCGCCGCTGCGCACCGTGGAACCCGTCCCCGGCATCGGCCGCGTCAACCTGCGGCGCACTCTGGAGCTTTCGACCTTGCTGCCCACGCTGCCGGTGCGTGCGCAGGCGCTGGCCGCATGGCGGCTCGAAGACCAGTGGGTGACGGCCGTGAAGCTCACCAACACCTCCGGTCGCTGGCTCGACCTGGACCCACGCGCATTGCAGGGCGACTTCCTCGCCGCGACCTTCCAGCACCCGAACCTGGCGCCGGCCGGACGCGCCGCCGACATGACGGTGGTCTACCTCGTTACCCGTGGCCACGGCCTGGCCGAGTCGCTGCTGCCCAAGCTCTCACCGATCGACGCGACGGTGAACCTGCCGCCGGCAGCGGCGGCCGGCCAGGCCGAAGGAGGTGCCCGCCATGAAAAGTAA
- a CDS encoding TIGR03746 family integrating conjugative element protein, with protein sequence MSRFKNEVAHLQAHVKTLRLAGAALFVMALLLGFGWWSAPKSLTIHVPPDLRSGSTRKWWDVPPESVYAFTFYIWQQAQRWPTNGEQDYPRNLHALSAYFTPSCRAFLQQDFEFRRSNGELRQRVRGIYEIPGRGYGDDPAARVQTVSTNNWVVTLDVSADEYLGAEQVKRALVRYALKVVRMDVDPERNPFGLALDCHARAPERIETPPPPAPPGRAASAGSNLQGDTP encoded by the coding sequence ATGAGCCGATTCAAGAACGAGGTCGCACACCTGCAGGCGCACGTGAAAACCTTGCGTCTGGCCGGCGCCGCGCTGTTCGTCATGGCGTTGCTGCTCGGCTTCGGATGGTGGAGCGCACCCAAGAGCCTCACCATCCACGTGCCGCCCGACCTGCGCTCGGGCAGCACCCGTAAGTGGTGGGACGTGCCGCCGGAGAGCGTCTACGCCTTCACCTTCTACATCTGGCAGCAGGCCCAACGCTGGCCGACCAACGGCGAGCAGGACTACCCGCGCAACCTGCATGCGCTGTCGGCCTACTTCACGCCGAGCTGCCGCGCCTTCCTGCAGCAGGACTTCGAGTTTCGGCGCAGCAACGGCGAACTGCGCCAGCGCGTGCGCGGCATCTACGAGATTCCCGGCCGTGGTTACGGCGACGACCCGGCCGCGCGCGTGCAAACCGTGTCGACCAACAACTGGGTCGTCACGCTGGACGTGAGCGCGGACGAGTACCTGGGCGCCGAGCAGGTCAAGCGCGCGCTCGTGCGCTATGCACTCAAGGTCGTGCGCATGGACGTGGACCCCGAGCGCAACCCGTTCGGCCTGGCGCTGGACTGCCATGCGCGCGCGCCGGAACGCATCGAAACCCCGCCGCCCCCGGCACCGCCCGGCAGGGCCGCGAGCGCCGGCTCCAACTTGCAGGGAGACACCCCATGA
- a CDS encoding TIGR03750 family conjugal transfer protein: MAGALESPSRDGLVTFLPHRLNRHPVVVRGLTADELWVCAGLSGAAGLVAGVPLAWLTHSIAMVPTLIVAGIGIGVFVGGGLLRRWKRGRPDTWLYRQLQWRLVLRYPALAAHAGGGQLITRSGWWSTRRLRPNPSLRRGTA, translated from the coding sequence ATGGCCGGCGCCCTGGAGAGCCCGTCGCGCGATGGGCTCGTGACCTTCTTGCCGCATCGCCTCAACCGCCATCCGGTGGTCGTGCGCGGGCTCACGGCCGACGAGCTGTGGGTCTGCGCCGGCCTGTCCGGTGCGGCCGGCCTCGTGGCCGGCGTGCCGCTGGCCTGGCTCACGCACAGCATCGCGATGGTGCCCACGCTGATCGTCGCCGGCATCGGTATCGGCGTCTTCGTGGGCGGTGGCCTGCTGCGGCGGTGGAAGCGCGGCCGGCCCGACACCTGGCTGTACCGCCAGCTCCAGTGGCGCCTCGTGCTGCGCTACCCCGCGCTGGCAGCGCATGCGGGCGGGGGCCAGCTCATCACCCGTTCGGGCTGGTGGTCCACGCGGCGCCTGCGGCCCAACCCGTCCCTGCGTCGAGGTACAGCATGA
- a CDS encoding TIGR03745 family integrating conjugative element membrane protein, with translation MNASPTLHRLAARPARIAALLIPLGIAAMPSQSFAALPTLEDPSRGTGSGIMQTLQNYGYDIVLLIALLVVASMFVGVCYHAYTRYAEIHTGRATWGQFGLTVAVGAILLVVGIWLLTKATGVL, from the coding sequence ATGAACGCTTCCCCGACTCTTCACCGTCTCGCTGCACGGCCTGCGCGCATCGCTGCGCTGCTCATCCCGCTGGGCATTGCCGCCATGCCGTCGCAGTCGTTCGCCGCTCTTCCCACGCTGGAAGATCCGTCGCGCGGCACCGGCAGCGGCATCATGCAGACGCTGCAGAACTATGGCTACGACATCGTGCTGCTGATTGCGCTGCTCGTCGTGGCCTCGATGTTCGTGGGCGTCTGCTACCACGCTTACACCCGCTACGCCGAGATTCACACCGGCCGCGCGACGTGGGGCCAGTTCGGGCTGACCGTGGCAGTGGGCGCGATCTTGTTGGTTGTCGGTATCTGGTTGCTGACCAAGGCCACCGGCGTCCTGTAA
- a CDS encoding TIGR03758 family integrating conjugative element protein, producing the protein MTPSSDQVAAFTANGGFAPGAVSAVVLGFVFAVLLLWGVWAMRTAYVGWAEHHLTQRQFLGVIVRFVAMYLVLGFFLLS; encoded by the coding sequence ATGACGCCTTCCTCCGACCAGGTTGCCGCCTTCACGGCCAACGGAGGCTTTGCGCCCGGGGCCGTCTCCGCCGTCGTGCTCGGTTTCGTCTTCGCCGTCCTGCTGCTGTGGGGCGTGTGGGCGATGCGCACCGCCTATGTCGGCTGGGCCGAGCACCACCTGACCCAACGCCAGTTCCTCGGCGTCATCGTGCGCTTCGTCGCGATGTACCTGGTGCTGGGTTTTTTCCTCCTGTCCTGA
- a CDS encoding conjugal transfer protein encodes METTRNPAQVRRFAVAMRLAALVLAAAGLQPAIAADASDDAAEREMLAAVTRQLELLDRFAEHAAATAPQGRTRYHFDYARLRADLERVRAGVRDYLVPQRAQPRDPVPLAGDYTRSNATPDKEAPSP; translated from the coding sequence ATGGAAACCACTCGCAATCCCGCGCAGGTTCGGCGCTTTGCCGTCGCGATGCGCCTTGCCGCGCTTGTGCTTGCCGCTGCCGGATTGCAGCCCGCCATCGCCGCCGACGCCTCCGACGACGCCGCGGAACGCGAGATGCTCGCCGCAGTGACGCGCCAGCTCGAACTGCTGGACCGCTTCGCCGAGCACGCCGCTGCCACCGCGCCGCAGGGGCGTACTCGCTACCACTTCGACTACGCGCGGCTGCGTGCCGACCTGGAGCGCGTGCGCGCCGGCGTGCGCGACTACCTCGTTCCGCAACGCGCCCAGCCGCGTGATCCCGTGCCGCTGGCCGGCGACTACACGCGCAGCAACGCGACCCCCGACAAGGAGGCGCCGTCACCATGA
- a CDS encoding TIGR03747 family integrating conjugative element membrane protein, which produces MSDPAVAVQRQQVRQQGLIAGLVTLPFRLFGVLIGSLLLCIVIECLGMHFLWPEQGWRHAQGMLNYEVSQVSEHFTQSVLVQEPGRSARQLIEWAYQGLFVKTGLLDWIRDAAAQSRAGAHSQVRDFRYYIAQLYVHVESYLIASAYTVLVFLVRLLVLILTLPLFLMAAFTGLVDGLVRRDVRGFGAGRESGFVYHRARASLMPLAVLPWVTYLALPVSVHPLLILLPSAALLGVAVCIASATFKKYL; this is translated from the coding sequence ATGAGCGACCCTGCCGTCGCCGTCCAACGCCAGCAGGTTCGCCAGCAGGGCCTGATCGCGGGGCTGGTGACGCTGCCGTTTCGGCTGTTCGGTGTGTTGATCGGCTCGCTCCTGCTGTGCATCGTGATCGAGTGTCTCGGCATGCACTTCCTCTGGCCCGAGCAGGGCTGGCGTCATGCCCAGGGCATGCTGAACTATGAGGTATCGCAGGTCTCGGAACATTTCACGCAAAGCGTGCTGGTGCAGGAGCCGGGGCGCAGTGCGCGCCAGCTCATCGAGTGGGCCTACCAAGGGCTGTTCGTGAAGACCGGGCTGTTGGACTGGATACGCGACGCCGCGGCGCAATCACGCGCCGGTGCGCACAGCCAGGTGCGGGACTTCCGCTACTACATCGCGCAGCTCTACGTGCACGTCGAGAGCTACCTGATCGCCTCGGCCTACACCGTGCTGGTGTTCCTCGTGCGGCTCCTGGTGCTGATCCTGACCTTGCCGCTGTTCCTGATGGCCGCGTTCACCGGCCTGGTCGACGGCCTGGTGCGCCGTGACGTGCGCGGCTTCGGCGCCGGGCGCGAATCGGGATTTGTCTACCACCGGGCCAGGGCCAGCCTGATGCCGCTGGCGGTGCTGCCCTGGGTCACCTACCTCGCGCTGCCGGTCAGCGTGCATCCGCTGCTGATCCTGCTGCCCAGCGCGGCGCTGCTCGGCGTGGCCGTGTGTATCGCGTCGGCGACCTTCAAGAAGTACCTGTAG